A stretch of the Enterobacter mori genome encodes the following:
- the tamB gene encoding autotransporter assembly complex protein TamB, with translation MSLWKKISLGVLIFIVLLLGTVAFLVGTTTGLHLLFNAANRWVPGLEIGQVTGGWRDLRLKNIRYEQPGVAVNAGEFHLAVKLGCLRDSKLCVNDLSLKDVNVAIDSKKMPKSAPVEEEDSGPLNLSTPYPIALYRVALDNVNIKIDDTTVSVMDFTSGLRWQEKNLTLTPTSLQGLLIALPKVADVAQEEIVEPKIQNPQPEEKPLGETLKDLFSKPVLPEMTDVHLPLNLNIEEFKGEQLRLTGDTDLTVYNMLLKVSSIDGNMKLDALDIDTNQGSVNASGNALLRDNWPVDITLNSALNIDPLKGEKVKVKVGGALREKLDVGVNLSGPVDMVLRGQTQLAEAGLPLNLEIVSKQLYWPFTGEKQFQADDLKLKLSGKMTDYTLSFRTAVKGQGVPPANITLDAKGNEQQVNLDKLTVAVLEGKTELTALLDWQQAISWRGELKLTGINTAKEVPDWPSKLDGLIKTRGSLYGGTWQMDVPEIKLTGNVKQNKINVEGSVKGNSYLQWVIPGLHVALGRNTADIKGELGVKDLNLDATIDAPNLDNALPGLGGTAKGLVKVRGTVDAPQLLADITANNLRWQELSVARVRVEGDVKSTDQIGGNLNLRVERISQPDVNINLVTLDAKGNEKQHDLQLRVQGEPVSGQLHLTGSFDRKEARWKGTLDNTRFNTPVGPLALSRSIALDYRNAEQKISIGPHCWTNPNAELCVPQTIDAGAEGRAQINLNRFDLAMLKPFMPDTTQASGVFSGKADVAWDTTKEGLPQGSVTLSGRNVKVTQEVNDAPLPVAFDTLNLSADLHNNRAQLGWTIRLTNNGQLDGQVQITDPQGRRNLGGNVNIRNFNLAMVNPIFARGEKAEGMLNANLRLAGNAQSPQLFGQMRLSGVDIDGNFMPFDMQPSQIAMNFNGMSSTLSGSVLTQQGQINLSGDADWSQLDNWRARIAAKGSRVRITVPPMVRLDVSPDVVFEATPSLFTLDGRVDVPWARIVVHDVPESAVGVSSDEVMLNENLKPVEQQSAGIPINSNLIVHVGNNVRLDAFGLKARLTGDLKVAQDKQGLGLNGQINIPEGRFHAYGQDLIVRKGELLFSGPPDQPLLNIEAIRNPEATENDVIAGVRVTGSADEPKAEIFSDPAMSQQEALSYLLRGQGLDSGQSDSAAMTSMLVGLGVAQSGQVVGKIGETFGVSNLALDTQGVGDSSQVVVSGYVLPGLQVKYGVGIFDSLATLTLRYRLMPKLYLEAVSGVDQALDLLYQFEF, from the coding sequence ATGAGTTTATGGAAGAAGATAAGCCTCGGCGTACTGATTTTTATCGTTCTGCTGCTCGGCACGGTGGCGTTTCTGGTGGGTACCACCACCGGCCTGCATCTGCTGTTTAACGCTGCGAACCGCTGGGTGCCGGGGCTGGAAATTGGCCAGGTGACGGGCGGCTGGCGCGACCTGCGTTTGAAGAACATTCGTTATGAGCAGCCGGGCGTGGCCGTTAATGCAGGCGAATTCCACCTTGCCGTGAAGCTGGGCTGCCTGCGGGACAGCAAGCTCTGCGTGAACGATCTGTCGCTAAAAGATGTTAACGTCGCGATAGATTCGAAAAAAATGCCGAAGTCTGCGCCGGTCGAGGAAGAGGACAGCGGACCGCTGAATCTTTCCACACCGTACCCGATTGCGCTCTATCGGGTGGCGCTGGATAACGTCAATATCAAAATCGACGACACCACTGTGTCCGTGATGGATTTCACCTCCGGCCTGCGCTGGCAGGAGAAAAACCTCACCCTGACGCCAACGTCCCTGCAGGGGCTGCTGATTGCGCTACCGAAAGTGGCCGACGTGGCGCAGGAAGAGATTGTCGAGCCGAAGATCCAGAACCCGCAGCCGGAAGAAAAGCCGCTGGGTGAAACGCTGAAAGATCTCTTCTCGAAACCGGTTCTGCCGGAGATGACCGACGTGCATCTGCCGCTGAACCTCAACATTGAGGAATTCAAAGGCGAACAGCTGCGTCTGACGGGCGATACCGACCTGACGGTCTATAACATGCTGCTGAAAGTCAGCAGCATTGACGGCAACATGAAGCTCGACGCGCTGGATATCGACACCAATCAGGGCTCTGTCAATGCGTCAGGGAATGCCCTGCTGCGCGACAACTGGCCGGTGGATATCACCCTCAATAGCGCCCTGAACATCGATCCGCTGAAAGGCGAAAAGGTGAAGGTCAAAGTAGGCGGGGCGCTGCGCGAGAAGCTGGACGTCGGGGTCAATCTCTCCGGCCCGGTGGATATGGTGCTGCGTGGGCAAACCCAGCTGGCAGAAGCCGGTTTACCGCTCAACCTGGAGATTGTCAGCAAGCAGCTTTACTGGCCGTTCACCGGCGAAAAACAGTTCCAGGCCGATGACCTGAAGCTGAAGCTGAGCGGCAAGATGACCGACTACACGCTCTCGTTCCGCACCGCGGTGAAGGGGCAGGGCGTGCCGCCCGCGAACATTACCCTCGATGCAAAAGGCAACGAACAGCAGGTTAACCTCGACAAGCTGACCGTCGCGGTGCTGGAGGGCAAAACCGAGCTGACCGCGCTGCTCGACTGGCAGCAGGCAATCAGCTGGCGCGGCGAGCTGAAGCTGACGGGCATTAACACCGCCAAAGAGGTGCCGGACTGGCCGTCGAAACTGGACGGTCTGATTAAAACCCGCGGTAGCCTGTACGGCGGCACCTGGCAGATGGACGTACCGGAAATCAAGCTCACCGGGAACGTGAAGCAGAACAAGATAAACGTTGAAGGCTCGGTGAAAGGCAACAGCTACCTGCAGTGGGTGATCCCGGGGCTGCACGTGGCGCTGGGCCGCAACACGGCGGATATCAAAGGCGAGTTGGGGGTTAAAGATCTCAACCTTGACGCCACCATCGACGCGCCGAATCTGGATAACGCCCTGCCGGGTCTGGGCGGCACGGCGAAGGGGCTCGTGAAGGTGCGCGGCACGGTAGACGCGCCGCAGCTGCTGGCGGACATTACCGCCAATAACCTGCGCTGGCAGGAGCTGAGCGTTGCCCGCGTCCGCGTGGAAGGGGATGTGAAATCCACCGATCAGATCGGCGGTAACCTGAACCTGCGCGTGGAGCGCATTTCTCAGCCGGACGTGAACATTAACCTGGTCACCCTCGACGCCAAAGGCAACGAGAAGCAGCACGATCTCCAGCTGCGCGTGCAGGGCGAGCCGGTCTCAGGCCAGCTCCACCTGACCGGCAGCTTTGACCGCAAAGAAGCGCGCTGGAAAGGGACGCTGGATAACACGCGTTTCAATACACCGGTCGGGCCGCTGGCGCTGTCGCGCTCCATCGCGCTGGACTACCGCAACGCCGAGCAGAAGATCAGCATTGGGCCACACTGCTGGACCAACCCGAATGCGGAACTGTGCGTGCCGCAGACCATCGATGCGGGCGCGGAAGGGCGCGCGCAGATCAACCTCAACCGCTTCGATCTGGCGATGCTGAAGCCGTTTATGCCGGATACGACCCAGGCCAGCGGCGTCTTCAGCGGGAAAGCCGATGTGGCCTGGGACACCACCAAAGAGGGGCTGCCGCAGGGCAGCGTGACGCTCTCCGGGCGTAACGTGAAGGTGACGCAGGAGGTGAACGATGCGCCGCTGCCGGTGGCGTTTGATACCCTGAACCTGAGTGCCGATCTGCATAACAATCGCGCACAGCTGGGGTGGACAATCCGCCTGACCAACAACGGTCAGTTGGACGGTCAGGTCCAGATTACCGATCCGCAGGGACGGCGTAATCTGGGCGGCAACGTTAACATTCGTAATTTCAACCTGGCGATGGTGAACCCGATTTTCGCACGCGGGGAAAAAGCCGAGGGCATGCTGAACGCTAATCTGCGCCTGGCTGGCAACGCGCAAAGCCCGCAGCTGTTCGGTCAGATGCGGCTCAGCGGCGTGGATATCGACGGCAACTTCATGCCGTTTGACATGCAGCCCAGCCAGATCGCGATGAACTTCAACGGCATGAGCTCGACGCTGAGCGGCTCGGTGCTGACCCAGCAGGGGCAAATTAACCTGAGCGGTGATGCTGACTGGAGCCAGCTTGATAACTGGCGCGCACGCATCGCGGCGAAGGGGAGCCGGGTACGCATCACCGTACCGCCGATGGTGCGCCTGGACGTCTCACCTGACGTCGTCTTTGAGGCGACACCGAGCCTGTTCACTCTGGACGGTCGCGTCGACGTGCCGTGGGCGCGCATCGTGGTTCACGACGTGCCGGAAAGTGCGGTCGGCGTCTCAAGTGATGAAGTTATGCTCAATGAAAATCTGAAACCTGTTGAACAACAGAGCGCAGGCATACCAATCAATAGTAATCTTATCGTGCACGTGGGGAATAACGTGCGGTTGGATGCGTTTGGGCTGAAGGCGAGGCTCACGGGCGACCTGAAGGTGGCGCAGGATAAACAAGGGCTTGGCCTCAACGGGCAGATCAATATCCCTGAAGGGCGTTTCCATGCCTATGGTCAGGATCTGATTGTCCGCAAAGGCGAGCTGCTGTTCTCCGGTCCACCCGATCAGCCTCTGTTGAACATCGAAGCGATTCGTAACCCGGAAGCGACGGAAAATGACGTTATTGCTGGCGTTCGCGTCACCGGTTCGGCTGACGAACCGAAAGCGGAGATCTTCTCTGACCCGGCGATGTCGCAGCAGGAAGCCCTCTCTTATCTGCTGCGTGGACAAGGTCTGGACAGCGGACAAAGCGACAGTGCGGCGATGACCTCGATGTTAGTGGGTCTGGGGGTTGCACAAAGTGGGCAGGTTGTGGGTAAAATCGGCGAGACGTTCGGCGTAAGCAATCTGGCGCTGGACACCCAGGGCGTGGGTGACTCCTCGCAGGTGGTGGTCAGCGGCTATGTACTGCCGGGTCTGCAGGTAAAATATGGTGTGGGGATCTTTGACTCACTGGCAACACTCACGTTACGCTATCGCCTGATGCCTAAGCTATATCTGGAAGCAGTGTCCGGCGTAGACCAGGCACTTGATCTGCTCTATCAGTTTGAGTTTTAG
- a CDS encoding gamma-glutamylcyclotransferase family protein, whose amino-acid sequence MRIFVYGSLRTKQGNSHWMTNALLLGNYNIENYQLYSLGHYPGAVPGEGTVQGEVYRIDNATLAELDALRTRGGEYARQLIQTPYGSAWMYVYQRPVDGLTRIVSGNWLDRDQY is encoded by the coding sequence ATGCGAATATTTGTCTACGGCAGTTTACGAACCAAGCAAGGCAACAGTCACTGGATGACCAATGCCTTGCTGCTGGGGAATTACAATATCGAGAACTACCAGTTGTACAGTCTGGGCCACTATCCAGGCGCGGTTCCGGGGGAAGGAACAGTACAGGGTGAAGTTTATCGTATTGACAATGCTACGCTTGCCGAACTTGATGCCTTGCGCACCAGGGGCGGTGAATATGCACGCCAGTTGATCCAGACGCCGTACGGAAGTGCGTGGATGTACGTCTACCAGCGTCCGGTCGACGGGTTAACGCGGATTGTAAGCGGTAATTGGTTAGACAGAGACCAGTACTGA
- the ppa gene encoding inorganic diphosphatase, giving the protein MSLLNVPAGKELPEDIYVVIEIPANADPIKYEIDKDTGALFVDRFMSTAMFYPCNYGYINNTLSLDGDPVDVLVPTPYPLQPGSVIRCRPVGVLKMTDEAGEDAKLVAVPHTKLSKEYDHIKDVNDLPELLKAQISHFFEHYKDLEKGKWVKVDGWDNAEAAKAEIIASFERAAKK; this is encoded by the coding sequence ATGAGCTTACTCAACGTCCCTGCGGGTAAAGAACTGCCAGAAGACATCTACGTAGTTATCGAAATTCCGGCTAACGCAGATCCTATCAAATATGAAATCGACAAAGACACTGGTGCGCTGTTCGTTGACCGCTTTATGTCTACCGCGATGTTCTACCCGTGCAACTACGGTTACATCAACAACACCCTGTCTCTGGACGGAGATCCGGTTGACGTGCTGGTCCCAACGCCATACCCACTGCAGCCAGGCTCCGTCATTCGCTGCCGTCCAGTTGGCGTGCTGAAAATGACCGACGAAGCGGGTGAAGATGCGAAACTGGTTGCGGTACCGCACACCAAGCTGAGCAAAGAGTACGATCACATTAAAGATGTGAACGACCTGCCAGAACTGCTGAAAGCGCAGATCAGCCACTTCTTCGAGCACTACAAAGACCTCGAAAAAGGCAAGTGGGTTAAGGTTGACGGCTGGGACAACGCTGAAGCGGCGAAAGCAGAAATCATCGCCTCTTTCGAGCGCGCTGCTAAGAAGTAA
- the ytfQ gene encoding galactofuranose ABC transporter substrate-binding protein YtfQ — translation MWKRLLLVTAVSAAMSSMAIAAPLTVGFSQVGSESGWRAAETNVAKSEAQKRGITLKIADGQQKQENQIKAVRSFIAQGVDAIFIAPVVATGWEPVLKEAKDAEIPVFLLDRSIDVKDKSLYMTTVTANNVLEGQLIGDWLVKQVDGKPCNVVELQGTVGASVAIDRKKGFAEAIAKAPNIKIIRSQSGDFTRSKGKEVMESFIKAENNGKNICMVYAHNDDMVIGAIQAIKEAGLKPGKDILTGSIDGVPDIYKAMIDGEANASVELTPNMAGPAFDALEKFKKDGTMPEKVTVTKSTLYLPDTAKEELEKKKNMGY, via the coding sequence ATGTGGAAGCGCTTACTTCTTGTCACAGCAGTTTCGGCAGCCATGTCGTCTATGGCGATAGCCGCACCTTTAACCGTAGGTTTTTCGCAAGTCGGCTCTGAATCCGGCTGGCGCGCGGCAGAAACCAACGTAGCGAAAAGCGAGGCCCAGAAACGCGGGATCACGCTGAAAATCGCCGATGGTCAGCAAAAACAAGAGAACCAGATCAAAGCCGTACGCTCCTTTATCGCCCAGGGCGTAGATGCCATCTTTATTGCGCCCGTCGTGGCGACCGGCTGGGAGCCCGTGCTGAAGGAAGCGAAAGACGCGGAGATCCCGGTCTTCCTGCTCGATCGTTCCATTGATGTAAAAGACAAATCTCTCTATATGACCACCGTGACGGCCAATAACGTTCTTGAAGGACAGTTGATTGGTGACTGGCTGGTGAAACAGGTTGACGGAAAGCCGTGTAACGTCGTTGAACTGCAGGGCACCGTCGGGGCGAGCGTGGCCATCGACCGTAAGAAAGGCTTTGCTGAAGCTATCGCCAAAGCGCCAAACATCAAAATTATCCGTTCTCAGTCCGGTGACTTTACCCGCAGTAAGGGCAAAGAGGTCATGGAAAGCTTTATCAAGGCTGAAAACAACGGCAAGAACATCTGCATGGTTTACGCCCACAACGATGACATGGTGATCGGTGCGATTCAGGCGATTAAAGAAGCGGGTCTGAAGCCGGGCAAAGATATCCTCACCGGCTCTATCGACGGCGTGCCGGACATCTACAAAGCGATGATCGACGGCGAAGCGAACGCCAGCGTGGAGCTGACGCCAAACATGGCGGGCCCGGCATTCGACGCGCTGGAGAAATTCAAGAAAGACGGCACGATGCCGGAGAAAGTGACGGTCACCAAGTCCACGCTCTACCTGCCTGACACGGCGAAAGAAGAGTTAGAGAAGAAGAAAAATATGGGCTACTAA